Proteins from a genomic interval of Girardinichthys multiradiatus isolate DD_20200921_A unplaced genomic scaffold, DD_fGirMul_XY1 scaffold_35, whole genome shotgun sequence:
- the LOC124865178 gene encoding Fc receptor-like protein 5 has product MMETSLQHLLFSCLLVCCINNEVLPAGLTVSPSRSQFFQGDSVSLSCEEDNISAGWTVRRKTTKETRAQCGDGWGKPGGLICNVTYLFILDTGVYWCESREGAASSSINLTVSGGSVILQSPVLPVMEGDDVTLSCQTKTSSNLPAAFIKDGSLIRTEPAGHMTLHHVTSSDEGLYKCFISGDGESPSSWISVSEKPSTTTATDVTVAPPPISDPSGLVLRVVCHLVVFCPYFISTLLMVSLYRQRSTSRDRPVSMVINETEQGLDENYDDIMTVVTTEHHF; this is encoded by the exons ATGATGGAAACATCTCTACAACATCTGCTCT tttcctgtttgcTGGTTTGCTGCATAAATAATGAAG TCCTCCCAGCTGGTCTGACTGTGAGTCCCAGCAGATCTCAGTTCTTTCAAGGAGACTCTGTGTCTCTGAGCTGTGAGGAGGACAACATCTCTGCTGGATGGACTGTGAGGAGAAAAACAACCAAAGAAACCAGGGCTCAGTGTGGAGATGGATGGGGGAAACCAGGTGGTCTGATCTGTAACGTCACCTACTTGTTCATACTGGATACTGGAGTGTACTGGTGTGAGTCcagagagggagcagccagcagcagcatcaacctcactgtctctg gtggatcagtgatcctGCAGAGTCCTGTCCTCCCTGTGATGGAGGGAGATGACGTCACTCTGAGCTGTCAAACAAAGACTTCCTCCAACCTCCcagctgctttcattaaagatggCTCCCTCATCAGGACTGAGCCTgcaggtcacatgaccctcCACCATGTGACCAGCTCTGATGAAGGCCTCTACAAGTGTTTCATCAGTGGTGATGGAGAGTCTCCATCCAGCTGGATCTCTGTCTCAG AAAAACCTTCAACCACCACTGCTACTGACGTCACTGTAGCTCCTCCCCCTATCTCAGACCCCTCTGGTCTTGTGTTGAGGGTGGTCTGCCACCTGGTGGTGTTCTGTCCATACTTCATCTCCACTCTCCTCATGGTGTCTTTGTATCGACAAAGATCCACAA GTAGAGACCGTCCTGTCTCCATGGTGATAAACGAGACTGAGCAGGGATTGGATGAAAACTATGATGACATCATGACTGTCGTCACAACAGAGCATCACTTCTGA